In Pseudobythopirellula maris, the genomic stretch TGCTCGTGACGCCCACGTCGTGGGCGCCGTGATAGGCGCCCTCGAATCGCATCACCCGCGGCTTGCCGGTCGCCGCGCGGGCGAGCCGCAGGCAGTACATCGTCGCCTCGGTGCCGGACGCGCAGAAGCGCACCTGCTCGCAGGCCGGGCTGATGCGGACGATCCGCTCGGCCAATTCGAGCGAGGCGTCGGTCACGGTGGCGAAGTTCGAGCCCATCGCCAAGCGTTCTGTGACCGCGCGCACAATCTTCACATTCGCGTGCCCAACGAGCACCGAGCCCCAACCCATCGAGTAATCGAGCATGCGCCGGCCGTCGGCGGTCCACAGCCGACACCCTTCGCCACGTTGGATTACTGTCGCCAGTTCCGCGGGAAGGTTAAACTCGCCGTTGCCGCCCGCGGGCAGCACACTCATCGCCCGTTGCGACCAAGGACTGTTGGCGCGAGTGGCTGAATCGTGTGCTGCGGCGGGGCTCAGGGGGGATGTCGACTCGAACGGCATCGGACGGGTTTCCTTGTTGAGCGGATGGGTTCAAAGCCTTGGGCGCGACGGGCGCCGAGCGGCCCCCGCCACATTATCCTGCCCAGGCCGTCCCGTCGTGTGCCGTGCGCTCAGCGCCCAAGGTTTTGCGCACGGCGACGCGTCGTAGCGAAGTGACTCGCATCAAATCGGATGATTATGAATCAGATCGTCGCCACCGAAACGAAGATTCCCGCCCGCGCCGCAACGCCCCACCGTGCCGCCACGCAGCAACGCGTTGCGCTGCTGATCGACACGGCGACCACCTGGGGCGCAGGTCTCATCGAGGGGATCGCCGATTACGCGAAAGCGAACCGCCGCAACTGGCTCTTCTCGTTCGAGCCACGCGGCAAGTACGACCGTCTGCTGCTGCCCGACGGCTGGCGGGGCGATGGCGTCATCGCCCGCATCACCCACCCCGGCCTCGCCGAGCAGTTGATCAAGCGTAAGATGCCCGCGGTCAACGTGTCGTGGTTCCGCTACGGCGGCAACATCATCCCGCGGTGCAGTTGCGACGAGGCGGCGGCCGCCCAAATGGCGGCCCGCTATTTCTTCGACAACGGCTACCGCCAGTTCGCTTACTGCGCGTCGACCCTCCGGCCGAGCTACCACGACCGCCTGGGCGACGCTTTCGCCGAGGAGATCGCCCGCTCGGGTTTTCCCTGCGAGCGGTTCGATCCCGATCACGATCGGTTCGAAAAGCTCGACAGCGAGCAGCAACTCGGCGAGCTGTCGCGTTGGCTGGAGGGACTGCCGAGGCCGATCGCGCTGCTGGCGTTCGACACGATCCAGGGGCGCCAGGTCACCGAGGCGTGCTCGCAGTCGGGCCTGTCCGTGCCGGACGACATCGCGGTGCTCGGCGGCGAGCACGACGAGCTCTGCTCGCGCATCTCCTCGCCGCAGCTATCGGGCGTCGACCAGAGCCCCCAGGAAGTCGGGGCCCGCGCCGCCGAGATGCTCGACCAGCTGATGGCCGGCCAGACGCTGAAGGACTCGAACGTCGGGCTGCCTCCCAAGCGGATCATCACCCGCCTGTCGACCGACAAGGTGGCGATCCAAGACGACATGCTGGCTGCGGCCATCTTGTTCATCCGCCGGCACTTCGCCAACGAATTGCGGATCCGTGACATCCTGCACGAGATCCCGCTGAGTCGGCGGGCGCTGGAGATCGGCTTCCGCCGCCACCTGGGACGCACCCCGCGCGACGAGATCCGCCGCATCCGCGTGCAGAAGGCCCAGGAGCTGCTGTGCGACACCGATTGGCCGATCACTCGCATCGCCACCGCCTGCGGCTTCGACCGCCCGGAGCTGCTGACCCGCGCGTTCCGGCGGGAGCTCAAAGCGACGCCTTCCGAGTTCCGCCGGCGCGTGACGCAAGGCTTGGCCAAG encodes the following:
- a CDS encoding AraC family transcriptional regulator, whose amino-acid sequence is MIMNQIVATETKIPARAATPHRAATQQRVALLIDTATTWGAGLIEGIADYAKANRRNWLFSFEPRGKYDRLLLPDGWRGDGVIARITHPGLAEQLIKRKMPAVNVSWFRYGGNIIPRCSCDEAAAAQMAARYFFDNGYRQFAYCASTLRPSYHDRLGDAFAEEIARSGFPCERFDPDHDRFEKLDSEQQLGELSRWLEGLPRPIALLAFDTIQGRQVTEACSQSGLSVPDDIAVLGGEHDELCSRISSPQLSGVDQSPQEVGARAAEMLDQLMAGQTLKDSNVGLPPKRIITRLSTDKVAIQDDMLAAAILFIRRHFANELRIRDILHEIPLSRRALEIGFRRHLGRTPRDEIRRIRVQKAQELLCDTDWPITRIATACGFDRPELLTRAFRRELKATPSEFRRRVTQGLAKR